In one window of Lacticaseibacillus casei DSM 20011 = JCM 1134 = ATCC 393 DNA:
- a CDS encoding proline--tRNA ligase: MKQSRMFIPTEKEVPSSAEAESHKMMLRSGFVRQVQAGVYAYLPLAERVLTRIEAIIDDEMTKIDAVKMKMPVLLPAELWEESGRYETYGPNLFKLKNRQDRKMILGPTHEETFTDLVRNELKSYKRMPLVLYQIQDKFRDEDRPRYGVLRGREFIMKDAYSFTSNDQDLDTIYRQMEHAYTNIFDRLGLRYRTIIGDGGAMGGKDSKEFSAIAPIGEDTIVYSDSSDYAANLEMATSMALPKQGVEAQAELKPVDTKDAKTIAEVAALLKVPEQKMIKAVLFMADGAPVLALVRGDYEVNDTKLKNILGADFLEMATPEQVETVMHAEVGNIGPVNVDKDVRIIADNSLSGLTNLVAGANKAHTHFLNVNFDRDVTPESFADIRFVKEGEVSPDGQGVLKFTRGIEIGHIFKLGTRYSETMGANFLDENGRSQPIIMGSYGIGVSRLLSAIAEQQADDHGLIWPTTIAPFDIHLIPVNLKREEQKTLTASIESMLEEAGYSVLVDDRNERPGGKFADSDLIGVPLRVTVGKKAVDEIVELKLRKTGETIEVKKEELISSIKILMAQLHKQEQAKA, encoded by the coding sequence ATGAAACAATCACGGATGTTTATTCCCACAGAAAAAGAAGTACCGAGTTCGGCGGAAGCAGAGTCACATAAAATGATGTTGCGTTCTGGCTTTGTTCGCCAAGTTCAAGCTGGTGTTTATGCTTATTTGCCGCTCGCCGAACGCGTCCTAACTCGCATTGAAGCCATCATTGACGATGAAATGACGAAGATTGATGCGGTTAAGATGAAGATGCCGGTCTTGTTACCAGCCGAACTCTGGGAAGAATCCGGACGTTATGAAACTTATGGACCGAACTTGTTTAAGCTGAAAAATCGGCAGGATCGTAAAATGATTCTAGGGCCGACCCATGAAGAAACCTTTACGGATTTGGTTCGCAATGAACTAAAATCTTATAAACGCATGCCGCTGGTTCTTTATCAAATTCAGGATAAGTTCCGCGATGAAGATCGTCCGCGTTATGGCGTGTTGCGGGGTCGCGAATTTATTATGAAAGATGCCTATTCGTTTACCAGCAATGATCAGGATCTGGATACGATTTATCGCCAGATGGAGCATGCTTACACCAATATTTTTGATCGCTTAGGGCTGCGCTACCGCACCATTATTGGTGATGGTGGGGCCATGGGTGGTAAGGATTCCAAGGAGTTCTCCGCGATTGCGCCAATTGGTGAAGATACCATCGTCTATTCGGATAGTTCCGACTATGCTGCCAATTTGGAAATGGCCACCAGCATGGCGCTACCTAAACAAGGCGTGGAAGCCCAGGCGGAATTAAAACCGGTTGATACCAAAGATGCCAAAACCATCGCTGAAGTCGCAGCATTATTGAAGGTGCCTGAGCAAAAAATGATTAAGGCCGTTTTGTTCATGGCTGATGGCGCGCCGGTTCTGGCCTTGGTGCGTGGTGATTATGAAGTGAACGACACCAAGCTAAAGAACATTTTAGGTGCGGACTTTCTTGAAATGGCAACCCCTGAACAGGTTGAGACGGTCATGCATGCTGAAGTTGGCAATATCGGTCCGGTTAACGTCGACAAAGACGTGCGGATTATTGCCGATAACAGTTTAAGCGGTTTGACGAACCTGGTGGCAGGTGCCAATAAGGCGCACACTCATTTTTTAAATGTTAACTTTGATCGCGATGTCACGCCGGAAAGCTTTGCTGATATCCGGTTTGTCAAGGAAGGCGAAGTCTCGCCGGATGGCCAAGGCGTGCTTAAGTTTACGCGTGGGATCGAAATCGGCCATATCTTTAAGTTAGGCACACGTTACTCAGAAACCATGGGTGCCAATTTTCTCGACGAAAATGGCCGTAGCCAACCCATCATCATGGGCTCATATGGGATCGGTGTTTCGCGCTTGCTTTCAGCGATTGCCGAACAGCAAGCTGACGATCATGGCTTGATTTGGCCAACGACGATTGCACCATTTGACATTCACTTAATTCCGGTTAATCTAAAACGCGAGGAACAAAAGACGCTGACTGCCTCAATTGAAAGTATGCTTGAAGAAGCTGGTTACAGTGTTTTGGTTGATGATCGCAATGAACGGCCGGGGGGTAAATTCGCTGACTCTGACTTGATCGGGGTACCATTACGCGTGACAGTCGGGAAAAAAGCGGTCGACGAGATTGTTGAACTGAAGTTGCGTAAAACCGGCGAGACCATTGAAGTCAAGAAGGAAGAGCTGATCAGTTCGATCAAAATCCTCATGGCCCAGCTGCATAAACAAGAACAAGCAAAAGCATAA
- the rseP gene encoding RIP metalloprotease RseP, translating to MTTIIAFIVIFCILVVVHEFGHFYFAKRSGILVREFSIGMGPKLWASHKNNTTYTLRLLPLGGYVRMAGWQDDEDDIKPGTMLSLILNDAGKVVRINASDKTTLEGGMPVQVSRVDLVKDLIIEGYPNGDEDSLQSWQVDHDATIIEEDGTEVQIAPEDVQFQNAPVWRRLLVNFAGPMNNFILAILTFIIYGLIFGVQIFNTNQVGTVLPDYPAAQAGLKSNARVESIDGKKIHSFTDLSTQVSKHTGKSVMFTVKQDGKTQNIAIKPDKKGKIGVMVPVEKSPARAFTYGFTQTWDLAVRTWDVLKSMVTGGFSLNKLAGPVGIYTMTSQSAKGGLAGLLFFMGYLSLGLGISNLLPIPVLDGGKILLNLIEIIRRKPLKPETEGVVTMIGLGLMVLLMLAVTINDIMRYF from the coding sequence ATGACCACAATCATTGCCTTTATTGTTATCTTCTGCATTCTTGTGGTGGTTCACGAGTTTGGCCATTTCTACTTTGCAAAACGCAGCGGTATTCTGGTGCGTGAATTTTCGATTGGCATGGGCCCGAAGCTTTGGGCGTCGCATAAAAATAATACGACCTATACATTGCGTCTGTTGCCACTGGGCGGTTATGTGCGTATGGCAGGCTGGCAGGACGATGAAGATGATATCAAACCAGGCACAATGCTGAGCCTGATTTTGAACGATGCCGGTAAAGTTGTCCGCATTAATGCCAGTGACAAAACAACATTAGAAGGCGGCATGCCGGTTCAGGTCAGTCGTGTCGATTTGGTCAAGGATCTTATCATCGAAGGCTATCCGAATGGTGATGAAGATTCCTTGCAAAGTTGGCAGGTTGATCATGACGCCACTATCATCGAAGAAGATGGCACAGAAGTCCAGATTGCGCCGGAAGACGTGCAATTTCAAAATGCACCGGTTTGGCGACGACTACTGGTTAACTTTGCCGGACCGATGAATAACTTTATTCTCGCTATTTTGACGTTCATCATTTATGGCCTGATTTTTGGTGTGCAGATTTTCAACACTAATCAGGTTGGAACCGTTCTTCCCGACTACCCGGCTGCCCAAGCAGGACTTAAATCGAATGCTAGAGTTGAGTCGATTGACGGCAAAAAGATCCATTCATTTACGGATCTTTCAACACAGGTCAGCAAACATACCGGCAAATCAGTCATGTTTACTGTCAAGCAGGATGGCAAAACGCAAAATATTGCGATTAAACCGGATAAGAAAGGTAAGATTGGCGTGATGGTGCCCGTTGAGAAGTCACCGGCGCGCGCCTTTACTTATGGGTTTACCCAAACATGGGATCTAGCTGTTCGTACATGGGATGTCTTGAAGTCAATGGTCACTGGCGGTTTTTCACTTAATAAGCTCGCCGGGCCAGTCGGTATTTATACCATGACCAGCCAAAGTGCTAAAGGTGGACTGGCTGGCTTGTTGTTCTTCATGGGTTACCTAAGCCTTGGTTTGGGGATTTCCAACCTATTGCCGATTCCGGTCTTGGACGGCGGGAAAATTCTATTAAACCTGATCGAAATCATTCGGCGCAAACCACTCAAACCGGAAACTGAAGGTGTGGTCACGATGATCGGTCTGGGTTTGATGGTCTTGTTGATGCTCGCCGTCACAATTAATGACATTATGCGTTACTTTTAA
- a CDS encoding phosphatidate cytidylyltransferase: MKQRVITAVVALAIFIPILILGGGWIDTAGAVLALIALSEVYIMRKRIILSPDFLIAALGVLVVVLPNSFFRWLPAFLGRIDLIYVAVALLLFLTVTTKNRTTFDDIGVSVLSFFYIGTGFHYLISVRNDAGLDTLMFALLIVWLTDTGAYMIGRKLGRHKLWPAISPNKTIEGSIGGIVLALITAAIYLMFLPQYYTFWPMMGIALCLSVIGQIGDLIESALKRFYGVKDSGKILPGHGGILDRFDSLLLVLPMLHLFGIV; this comes from the coding sequence ATGAAACAACGGGTCATAACGGCGGTCGTTGCCTTAGCGATTTTTATTCCGATTTTAATCCTGGGCGGCGGTTGGATCGATACAGCCGGGGCGGTCTTGGCATTGATTGCTTTGTCAGAAGTCTATATTATGCGGAAGCGGATTATTCTTTCGCCGGATTTCCTGATTGCGGCGCTTGGTGTCTTGGTCGTGGTTTTGCCAAATAGCTTTTTCCGCTGGCTGCCTGCCTTTTTGGGCCGTATCGATTTGATTTATGTTGCGGTTGCCTTGTTGCTATTCTTAACGGTCACGACCAAAAATCGGACAACCTTCGACGATATCGGCGTCTCGGTGCTCTCGTTCTTTTACATTGGAACCGGTTTTCATTATCTGATCAGCGTGCGGAATGATGCGGGGTTGGATACGTTGATGTTTGCGCTGCTGATTGTCTGGCTCACCGATACCGGTGCTTATATGATTGGCCGTAAGTTGGGCCGTCACAAACTATGGCCGGCGATTAGCCCCAACAAAACGATTGAAGGCAGCATCGGCGGCATTGTTCTGGCGTTGATTACCGCTGCTATTTACTTAATGTTTTTACCGCAATACTATACATTCTGGCCGATGATGGGCATTGCGCTGTGTTTATCCGTTATCGGGCAAATCGGGGATTTGATTGAATCCGCGTTGAAACGGTTTTATGGCGTTAAGGATTCCGGGAAAATTTTGCCGGGACACGGCGGCATCTTGGATCGATTCGACAGTCTACTGCTGGTATTGCCAATGTTGCATCTCTTTGGCATTGTCTAA
- a CDS encoding isoprenyl transferase, with amino-acid sequence MATAKGSKVKLDLSRIPAHIAIIMDGNGRWAKRRFLPRVAGHKQGMQNVKTITKAASRLGVKVLTLYAFSTENWKRPGSEVNYLMRLPVDFFNDFMPDLIKENVKVEVMGELTDLPEPTRQASEKAMADTANNTGMILNFALNYGGRDELVHAAQKLAKQVQEGALKPEEIDDSHFSSALMTGFLGPLADPDLLIRTSGELRISNFLLWQIAYSELVFVDDYWPDFSPAALESAIAAYQARDRRFGGLKK; translated from the coding sequence TTGGCCACAGCCAAGGGTTCTAAAGTAAAGCTTGATCTTTCACGTATTCCTGCGCATATTGCGATTATCATGGATGGTAATGGCCGCTGGGCGAAGCGGCGGTTTTTGCCGCGAGTTGCCGGGCATAAGCAGGGCATGCAAAATGTTAAAACCATTACCAAAGCAGCGAGTCGCCTTGGCGTTAAGGTTTTGACTTTGTATGCTTTTTCAACCGAAAATTGGAAGCGGCCAGGTTCTGAGGTCAATTACTTAATGCGCTTGCCAGTGGACTTTTTTAATGACTTCATGCCTGATTTAATCAAGGAAAATGTTAAAGTTGAAGTTATGGGTGAGTTGACCGACTTGCCTGAGCCGACACGGCAAGCGAGTGAAAAGGCAATGGCTGATACGGCTAATAATACCGGGATGATCCTCAACTTTGCTTTAAACTATGGCGGTCGTGATGAATTGGTTCACGCCGCTCAAAAGTTGGCTAAGCAGGTTCAAGAAGGTGCACTCAAGCCAGAGGAAATTGATGATTCCCATTTTTCGTCTGCTTTGATGACAGGATTTCTGGGCCCGTTGGCTGATCCGGACCTGCTGATTCGGACCAGTGGCGAGTTGCGGATTTCTAACTTTTTACTGTGGCAGATTGCTTACAGTGAACTGGTTTTTGTGGATGATTATTGGCCGGACTTCTCACCGGCTGCCCTTGAGTCGGCGATCGCAGCCTATCAAGCGCGCGATCGTCGCTTTGGCGGTTTAAAAAAATAA
- the frr gene encoding ribosome recycling factor, producing the protein MANQIIEHAKTNMGKTEESLQRELGNIRAGRANASLLNQITVEYYGAPTPLNQMAAITVPEARVLQISPYDKSALKNIETAINASDLGINPANDGDVIRLVIPQLTGERRKEIAKEVGKFSENAKIAVRNIRREGLDKLKRQEKDGDITEDELHRLEKDMQKVTDEATKRIDDIAAAKEKEITEV; encoded by the coding sequence ATGGCAAATCAAATTATCGAACACGCAAAAACCAATATGGGCAAAACCGAAGAATCATTGCAGCGCGAACTAGGCAATATTCGCGCAGGTCGCGCCAACGCCAGTTTACTTAATCAGATTACGGTGGAATATTATGGTGCACCGACGCCGTTGAACCAGATGGCAGCCATCACTGTTCCTGAAGCGCGGGTCTTACAAATTAGCCCTTATGACAAATCTGCGCTGAAAAACATTGAAACGGCCATTAATGCTAGTGATTTGGGCATTAATCCGGCTAATGATGGCGACGTGATTCGTCTGGTGATTCCGCAACTCACAGGCGAGCGCCGGAAGGAAATTGCTAAAGAAGTCGGTAAATTTTCCGAAAATGCCAAAATTGCAGTGCGCAATATCCGGCGTGAAGGACTTGACAAGCTGAAACGTCAGGAAAAAGACGGTGATATCACCGAAGACGAATTGCATCGGCTTGAAAAAGACATGCAAAAAGTTACGGATGAAGCAACCAAGCGCATTGATGATATTGCCGCAGCGAAGGAAAAAGAAATTACCGAAGTTTGA